A segment of the Streptomyces sp. L2 genome:
CGATCCTGACGCAGAGAAGTGGTCCCGCAGGGCGGCGGCGCTGATCAGCGGTTTCGCCGGGGGCGGAGCGGCGCGGCAGCAGGTCGACCGGCGTGCGGTGGGCGAGCGGCTGCCGGACGTGCTCACGGGCGGCCCCCTGCCGGTCGCCGGCAACCCGGCCGCCGCCGACGCCATCGCGATGGACGTCCGCACCCTGGGCGGGCTGCGCGTCATCGGGCTGCTCGACCGGCGGGCCGAGCCCGCGACCGGGCAGCCCGGGATGTCCGCATGGTCGGCCTTCACCGTGCTGGACGACCGCGACGAGGCGGTCGCCGAGCCGGGACACCGGGCACGGTGGGCCGACTGGCTGCGGTGGTCCAATCTATTGCAGCTGCTGACGGGCGACCGGGGTTCGGCACTGCCGCGTTCCTTCCACCAGGTCGCGATGTCCACGGCCGGGCAGCTCGACCCGCACACGGTCGCCCTCCTCACGGGTGCGCTGCCCACCACCACGGGCCTGCCCGACGAACTGCCGGAACCCTGGGCGGAGGCGGTCGAGTGGGCCTCCTCGCAGGCCGAGGAGCTGCTGTTCGCCCTGTGCCGGGAAGCCCGCACCCGTCACTTCGGCGCCCCGGAGGTCGGCTTCGAGCTTGACGACCGGGTCGCACAGCAGGCGGAACTCGCCTGGCCGGACGCCAGGGTGGCGGTGTTCCTCGACGTGGACGAGCACCGTGACACCGCGTTCGCGGAGGCCGGCTGGCACGTCGTACACGCCGAAACAGTTGATGTGGCCGAGTTGGCCGAGCGTTTGGAGAATGTGTGATGTCCAAGGCCCAGGTCGTCATGGCGGACGTCTTCGGCAAGTACTACGACAAGCTCGACGGGTCGGTCCAGGCACAGGTCCTGCAGTTCATCATGAAGATGCAGCGCGACCCGGACGCCAACGGCCTCAACCTCAAGCCGCCGAAAGGCGCCGAGGACAAGCGGGTGCGCACCGCCAGGATCAACGACAACTTCCGCGCGGTCCTGATGCACTATGCCGACCGGATCTACTACCTGGTCGCGGTGCTGCCGCACGACGACGCCTACACCCTCGCGTCCCACATCATCTTCGACATCAACAAGGTCACCGGCGGCGTCGAGCTGATCAACCTCGCGAGCCTCCACGGCACCCTGAGCGGGCAGCCCGCCCAGGCACCCGCCACCGAGCAACCGTCCGTCTTCGCCCACGTCTCCGACGCCGACTTCGACCGGCTCGGCGTGCACCCCTCGGTCGTACCGGCGTTGCGGGAGATCCGCAGCATCGACGCGATACTCGGCTTCGTGGAGCATCTGCCCAAGCTCGCCAGGGACGTGATCCTCTGCCTCGCCGACGGTATGACCGTCGAGGACGTCTGGGAGCACGTCAGTTCGGTCGCCGCGACCACTGACACCATCGACCCGGACGACTACGAGGCCGCCAACGAGCGCCCCGCGACCAAGGAGTCCTTCGTCGTCACCGGCGACGTCGCCGAGTTCGGCCGGATCATGTCCGAGCCGCTGTCGGCCTGGCGGATCTTCCTGCACCCGGCCCAGCGCGCCCTGGCCGAGCGCAAGACTCCCAACAAAGGCTCGGTACGGGTCACCGGCGGCCCCGGCACGGGCAAGACCGTCGTCGCCCTGCACCGGGTCAAGGCCCTGGCCGAACGGCTGCCGCCCGGCCAGGCGATCCTGCTCACCACCTACACCACCACGCTCGCCGAACTGCTGCGCTCGCTCCTTGAGGACCTCGGCGGCACCCAGCTCACCGCGAAGGTGGACGTCCGCAACATCGACAAGGTCGCCTACGGCATCGCCAAGGAGGTCTTCGGCGCGAAGACCCCCAAGTCGCTCGGCGACGACGAGATCCGCAGGCGCTGGGAGGACCTGGCCGAGGAACAGCAGCCGCACCGCTGGGACGCGCGTTTCCTGGAGGCCGAGTGGAAGCAGGTCGTGCTCGCCCAGGACGTGCGCAGCCGCGACGAGTACCTCGTCGCCAGCCGGGCCGGTCGCGGCCGGCGCCTCAACCGCCCGGAACGGGCGCAGGTGTGGGGGCTGATCGAGGCGTTCGAGCACCGGCTGGACGCGGCCGGTGAGGTCGGCGTCACCCAACTCGCGGCGCAGGCCGCCCGGATCGCCTCGGGCTGGAGCGACGAGACCCGCCCGTACCGGCACATCGTCGTGGACGAGGCCCAGGACCTGCACGCCGCGCACTGGAAGCTGCTGCGGGCGCTCGTCCCGGTCGGCGAGGACGACCTCTTCATCGTCGGCGACGCCCACCAGCGGATCTACGACAACCGGACCGCGCTGAGCACCCACGGCATCAACGTGCGGGGCAGACGCTCCAGGCGACTGACCCTGAACTACCGCACGACCCGTCAGATCCTCGGAACGTCGCTGAGCCTGCTGGGCGACGCGAGCTTCGACGACCTCGACGACGCGACCGAGGACCTGGGTGGCTACCGCTCCGTTCTCGGCGGGGCGAAGCCCGAGTTGACCGAGTACCCGAGCACGGCCGCCGAACTCGCGGGCCTGGCCGGACGGGTCGGGGAATGGCTGGGCGAGGGGCTGAAGGAGGACGAGATCGTCGTCACCGCCCGCACCAACAAGCTCGCGGACGGGGCGGTGGAGGCGTTGCACAACGCGGGGATCAAGGCTGTCAGGGTGAAGCCGCGGCAGACTCCGGCGATCGGTTCCGGGGTGCACGTGATGACGATGCACCGGATCAAGGGCCTGGAGTACCGCGCGGTCGCCATCATCGGAGCGGGCGCGGATCACGTGCCGCAGCCCGGCGCCGTCACCCCGGCCTCCGAGGACCGTACCCAGCACGACCGCGACCTGCAGCGCGAGCGCTCACTGCTGTTCGTCGCGGCCACCAGGGCCCGCGAACAGCTCTCCATCACCTGGGCCGGACCACGCAGCCCGTTCCTGGAGGGAAGCCACTGACCTGCGGTGACGCGACACAACGCCGCCGCGTTAGAGTCACCACGGAGCCGGCCGTCGTCCGGCTCTCACCTCAGAACGGGATCCGGGCGGACGAGACATGTACCTGAAGAACCTTCGCCTACGGAACATCAGGTCGTTCCACGGTGCACGCGACGTCGACCTGGACCTGACCAGGCCCGACGGCTCCTACGCCGGCTGGACGGTCCTGGCGGGCCGCAACGGCTCGGGGAAGACGACCCTGCTGCGCGCGGTCGCCCTGACGATCAGCGGACCTGCCGTGGCCCGCAGTCTCGTCCCCGGGTTCGACACCTGGGTCTCGCGAGACGAGACGGTGGCGAAAGCCGAGGTGTGCCTGGTCCATGACCCGGAGCAGGACCAGTTCACCACCGGGCGGCGTCCGGTCCGCCCGATCTGGGCCGGGCTGCGCTGGACCGCGGCGGAGCAGACGTCTCTCTCCGGCAAGCCGGGTTCCAGCAGGGCCGGGCAGCCGGCGCTGAACGCCATCGGCTACCAGAAGGAACGCCCCGTCGCCCAGCGCGGCCCATGGGCAGACAATCCGGTGGGATGGTTCTGCGCGGGGTACGGTCCCTTCCGCAGGCTCGCCGGGGGATCGAGCGACATCCAGCGGCTGATGTCCAGCTCAGGCGCGGTCGCCCGGCTGACTAGCCTCTTCCACGAGGACGCGTCGCTGGCGGAAGGCGTGAGCTGGCTCATCGAGCAGCACCTGCGCGCATTCGAGGACCGCGACGGCGCCCGGGACCTCAAGGCGGCCGCTCTCGCCATCCTGGGTGACGACCTGCTGCCCGACGACTACCGGATCGACAACGTCGACTCCGAGGGCCTGTGGGTCGTCAACCGCAACCATCGGTTCCCGCTGCGGGAGATGAGCGACGGCTACCGCACGGTGGCTGCCCTGGTCGTGGACATCCTCAAGCAGATCCATGACGCCTACGGCGAACTCGTCCTGGACACGACGGACGGCACGCCGAACGTTCCGAGTTCCGGGGTCGTCATCATCGACGAGATCGACGCCCATCTGCACGTGTCCTGGCAGAAGCGCATCGGCGGCTGGCTGAAGGCGCACTTCCCGAACATCCAGTTCATCGTCACCACGCACAGCCCCTACGTCTGCCAGGCAGCGGACCCGGGCGGACTGATCCGGCTGCCGGGCCCCGACGAGGAGGGCCCTGTGGAGGTCGTGCCCCAGCACCTCTACGACCGCATCATCTTCGGCAGCGGCGACGACGCCGTACTCTCGGACCTGTTCGGGCTCGACACCCCCTACTCCGACCAGGCCGAAGAGAAGCGGGAAGAACTCCTCGCCCTGGAACTGGACGTCGTGCGAGGCCGCGCCAGCGAAGAGGAAAAGGACCAATACCGCCACCTGAAGCGCAAGTTGGCCAGTTCACCGGCAGCTCGCGTCGATGAAATCGCAGCCGGGCTCCACTCCCGCCGTCCACGGCGCGATTCATGATCCGAGTGACGAGGGTGCCACTCCCGCAGTCGACGCTGACTTCCATGGCCGGCTACACCGGTGACATCGGGCAGGCCGCTGCACCCAAGACGCGAGCGGGGCAGTTATGGAAGCACACGTCCGTCCGCAGGCACATACACCCCGTGCTGAGAAGCGCCCTCGCGGAGATGGCACCCGGGCTGGAGCGGTGCATGTACTGCGGGGACAACCAGGGCACGGACATCGACCACTTCGAGCCCGTCCGTGTCAATCCGTTACGGACCTTCGACTGGAACAACCACCTGCTGGCGTGCTCCCTGTGCAACAGCCACCTCAAACGTGGCCTCTTCCCCCTCGCCAACGACGGCACGCCCCTGCTCATCGACCCGAGCAGTGAGGATCCCGCTCCGCATCTACACCTCTCGCTCGCTGCCGGCGAATACATCGATCTCACCGACAGGGGCACCGCCACGATCAAGGTCTTCGGTCTCAACCGGAGAATCCTCGTCCGAGGACGGCTCAATGCTTACCGGATCACCCCGCTTCTGCTGAACAAGTGGCGTACTGCCTTCGAAAAGGACGACCTGGAGGAGGTGGCAGCCTGCGCGGCAACCGTCTGGGAGCAGCCCACCGCCGACGTTGTTCATGCCATGTTCCACCAAGCAGTCGTCCCGGGCGCCGAGGACATCTTCACCGACGAGTCCGACACCCTCGCTCTGCTGCGTGATCCGGTGATCCGTACCGGACTGCTGGGCACCTGCTAGGTCAGCGCTCTGCGCAAGGACGTTCTCGCTGAGAGCTTCCCTCGAGAGAAGAAATGGGAGGACACCGCCGTGAAGCTGAGTTCGGCGGTCGGTGACATCACCGAAGTGGCAGGCTGCACCCGGGTAACAGTCCCTGAAGTATCCGTGCGGCTTGCTGCTCCCCAGACATAGGTCAGATTCGCCGCAATCTCAGCGAGCCGCACGGACGCATCGCACAGACCCTGCTCAATGCCGTCATCATCTTCATGGCGAACCTCAGAGCGATCCGACGGTTCCTCCCCCGCGACCAAGGCATCCAGCCCCGCAAGGCCAGCACACAGAGCGCCGTAACCCAACCCGTTGAACCCTCTGCCCCGTCCCTGGCGCGACCGCTTCCGACCGGGCAGGTCGAGCCTTGGCCACGCGAATGACGCACCTCCGCCGCACCCCCTCATCGAGCCGATCATGAGGCTCAAGGCCCCAGAAACGACGAAATACCGGTGAGTCACATGACTCACCGGTAATTCGTGAACGCTTCGGGACGATCTCGTGAACGTCCCACTTGTGTCCGAGGGGGGACTTGAACCCCCACGCCCGATAAAGGGCACTAGCACCTCAAGCTAGCGCGTCTGCCATTCCGCCACCCGGACGGGGTGTGTGCCGACCGACGGGGTGCTCCCCGCGGCGACATGGACAACAATACCAAGCTTTGGGAGTGCGTTTCACCTGCGTATCCGCCGTGGCCGTGCGCCCGGCGGGCCCGGTGGCCCGGTGGGCGGGGCTCTCGTGAAGCACCCCGCCACCGGGCCGTACGTTCCGTGACGGCGGACGTACCGTTCGTGTCCCTCAGGGGGTGAGCCGGTACTCCGGGAAGTTGCCGGGCAGCCGTTCGTCCGCCGGGCCCCGGGTCACCGCACGGACGAGGAGTTCGCCGCCGACGAAGGCACCGTGCCAGGAGGCGCCCCAGCCGCCGAACCACTCGTCGCGGTCGCCGCGGGAGCGGGGGGTGCCGTGGCCCACCTTGAAGGCGCGGATGTGCGTGGCCAGCCGGTCGTAGGTCCTGCGGTCGTCGGTCGCGAGGGTGGCGACGAGGGCGCCGTTGGAGGCGTTCATCGCGGCCAGCAGTTCGGCCTCGGTGTCGACCAGGACGATCGTGTCGACGGGGCCGAACGGTTCCGCGTGGTGCAGCGGGGAGCTGGGCGGCGGATTGAGCAGGGTGACCGGGTGCAGGTACGCCGACGTGTCCTGGCCGGGCAGGAAGCGCGCCGGATCGGGCCGGCCCCGGTGCAGGGGTACGGCACCCCGGTCGACCGCCTCGGCGACCTGGTCGGCGAGTTCCTTGGCC
Coding sequences within it:
- a CDS encoding HNH endonuclease — its product is MAGYTGDIGQAAAPKTRAGQLWKHTSVRRHIHPVLRSALAEMAPGLERCMYCGDNQGTDIDHFEPVRVNPLRTFDWNNHLLACSLCNSHLKRGLFPLANDGTPLLIDPSSEDPAPHLHLSLAAGEYIDLTDRGTATIKVFGLNRRILVRGRLNAYRITPLLLNKWRTAFEKDDLEEVAACAATVWEQPTADVVHAMFHQAVVPGAEDIFTDESDTLALLRDPVIRTGLLGTC
- a CDS encoding AAA family ATPase — translated: MYLKNLRLRNIRSFHGARDVDLDLTRPDGSYAGWTVLAGRNGSGKTTLLRAVALTISGPAVARSLVPGFDTWVSRDETVAKAEVCLVHDPEQDQFTTGRRPVRPIWAGLRWTAAEQTSLSGKPGSSRAGQPALNAIGYQKERPVAQRGPWADNPVGWFCAGYGPFRRLAGGSSDIQRLMSSSGAVARLTSLFHEDASLAEGVSWLIEQHLRAFEDRDGARDLKAAALAILGDDLLPDDYRIDNVDSEGLWVVNRNHRFPLREMSDGYRTVAALVVDILKQIHDAYGELVLDTTDGTPNVPSSGVVIIDEIDAHLHVSWQKRIGGWLKAHFPNIQFIVTTHSPYVCQAADPGGLIRLPGPDEEGPVEVVPQHLYDRIIFGSGDDAVLSDLFGLDTPYSDQAEEKREELLALELDVVRGRASEEEKDQYRHLKRKLASSPAARVDEIAAGLHSRRPRRDS
- a CDS encoding UvrD-helicase domain-containing protein, coding for MSKAQVVMADVFGKYYDKLDGSVQAQVLQFIMKMQRDPDANGLNLKPPKGAEDKRVRTARINDNFRAVLMHYADRIYYLVAVLPHDDAYTLASHIIFDINKVTGGVELINLASLHGTLSGQPAQAPATEQPSVFAHVSDADFDRLGVHPSVVPALREIRSIDAILGFVEHLPKLARDVILCLADGMTVEDVWEHVSSVAATTDTIDPDDYEAANERPATKESFVVTGDVAEFGRIMSEPLSAWRIFLHPAQRALAERKTPNKGSVRVTGGPGTGKTVVALHRVKALAERLPPGQAILLTTYTTTLAELLRSLLEDLGGTQLTAKVDVRNIDKVAYGIAKEVFGAKTPKSLGDDEIRRRWEDLAEEQQPHRWDARFLEAEWKQVVLAQDVRSRDEYLVASRAGRGRRLNRPERAQVWGLIEAFEHRLDAAGEVGVTQLAAQAARIASGWSDETRPYRHIVVDEAQDLHAAHWKLLRALVPVGEDDLFIVGDAHQRIYDNRTALSTHGINVRGRRSRRLTLNYRTTRQILGTSLSLLGDASFDDLDDATEDLGGYRSVLGGAKPELTEYPSTAAELAGLAGRVGEWLGEGLKEDEIVVTARTNKLADGAVEALHNAGIKAVRVKPRQTPAIGSGVHVMTMHRIKGLEYRAVAIIGAGADHVPQPGAVTPASEDRTQHDRDLQRERSLLFVAATRAREQLSITWAGPRSPFLEGSH